The following coding sequences lie in one Candidatus Nitrospira allomarina genomic window:
- a CDS encoding DUF2231 domain-containing protein translates to MLVPFPNASLFTSMRLDAAGVWLKCENFRDGPLWPLILGFLGGGAAAMAGHRAEEAAEAGIAESMIETHGTHAFVTLGLLGVLL, encoded by the coding sequence ATGTTAGTTCCTTTCCCCAACGCCTCGCTCTTCACCAGTATGCGATTGGATGCCGCAGGAGTCTGGCTCAAATGTGAGAATTTCCGTGACGGCCCCTTATGGCCTCTCATTCTCGGTTTTCTCGGAGGCGGGGCTGCCGCCATGGCCGGCCATCGGGCAGAGGAAGCGGCTGAGGCCGGAATTGCCGAATCGATGATTGAGACGCACGGGACGCATGCCTTCGTGACTTTGGGATTGTTGGGAGTTCTCCTATAA